A window of Kribbella voronezhensis genomic DNA:
GCCGGGCCGCGAGGCGGGCGTTCTGCCCTTCCTTGCCGATCGCCAGCGACAGCTGGTAGTCCGGTACGACGACCCGCGCGGCGCGAGCCGCGGCGTCGACGACCTCCACAGAGGAAACCTGCGCCGGCGACAGCGCATTCCCGACGAAGGTGGCCGGGTCGTCGCTGTGGTCGATGATGTCGATCTTCTCGCCGTGCAACTCGTGCATGATGTTGCGCACCCGCTGGCCCATCGGGCCGATGCAGGCGCCCTTGCCGTTCACCGACGGGTTCAGGGTCCGGACCGCGATCTTGGTCCGGTGCCCGGCCTCGCGCGCGATCGCGGTGATCTCGACGGTGCCGTCGGCGATCTCCGGCACCTCGAGGGCGAACAGCTTCTTCACCAGGTTCGGGTGGGTCCGGGAGACGGTGATCTGCGGACCCTTGAAGCCCTTGCGGACACCGACGACGTAGACCCGCAGCCGCGAGCCGTGCTCGTACTTCTCCCCCGGCACCTGCTCCGGGGCCGGCAGTACCGCCTCGATCTTGCCGAGGTCGACCATCACCGAGCGCGGGTCGCGGCCCTGCTGGATGACGCCGGACAGGATGTCGCCCTCCTTGCCGGAGAACTCGCCGTACCGGACCTCGTCCTCGGCGTCGCGCAGGCGCTGCAGGATGACCTGCTTGGCCGTGGTCGCCGCGATCCGGCCGAAGTCGGCGGGCGTGTCGTCGAACTCGCGCGCCACCGTGCCGTCCTCGGCGAGTTCCTTCGCGTACACCGTCACGTGCCCGGTCTTGCGGTCCAGCTCCACCCGCGCCTGCTGCTGCGCTCCCTCGGTCCGGTGGTAGGCCACCAGCAGGGCCTGTTCGATCGCCTCCACGACGATGTCGAACGCGATGTCCTTCTCG
This region includes:
- the nusA gene encoding transcription termination factor NusA, coding for MDIDMAVLRSLEREKDIAFDIVVEAIEQALLVAYHRTEGAQQQARVELDRKTGHVTVYAKELAEDGTVAREFDDTPADFGRIAATTAKQVILQRLRDAEDEVRYGEFSGKEGDILSGVIQQGRDPRSVMVDLGKIEAVLPAPEQVPGEKYEHGSRLRVYVVGVRKGFKGPQITVSRTHPNLVKKLFALEVPEIADGTVEITAIAREAGHRTKIAVRTLNPSVNGKGACIGPMGQRVRNIMHELHGEKIDIIDHSDDPATFVGNALSPAQVSSVEVVDAAARAARVVVPDYQLSLAIGKEGQNARLAARLTGWRIDIRPDTDVTREDEKVD